The Deltaproteobacteria bacterium genome includes the window GAAGTGGTGCACCCGTGCGGCATGGAGGAGATCGTCCAGGATCTCCACGTGCTCCGGGGTCAGCTGGCGGAACAGGTAATCGTGGACGGACTTGAGGTCCGCCCCGTGTTCCAGTAGCCAGGCCACGGCCTGGAGATCCTCGGGCGTGGTGCTCGGGAAGGTGAATGAGCCCGTGTCCTCGTATATCCCGAGCGCGAGGAGTGTGGCCTCGGCCGGTGTGACGGAGATCCCCTTCTCCTGGAGGAGTTCCACCATCATGGTGGTATTCGCACCTACGGGCCGGGAAAAGACCGTCTTAGACGGGATATCCCCGGCGGAGGCGGTGTGGTGGTCGTATAGAATGATCTCCACGCCGGGCAGGTCGAGGAGGAAGGCGAGCGGCCCGAGACGGTTCCTCTGGTTGGTGTCCACGATGATGAGGCGACGAATGACACTCGCATCCAGTCTTTTCATCCGGATGAGCGGCAGATCGGGGAGAGGGCCGGAGAATTTGCCCTCGAAAAGGTCCCGAACGGCCTTTTCCTGAGAGCCAGGAAGGAGGATTCGAGAGCCGTCGTACAGGAGACTCGCAGCGAGGGCCGATGCGACAGCATCGAAATCCGCATTCAGATGGGTTGTGATGACCGTGTCGGGGGAGGATCTCGTTGGTTGGCCGATCACGGCAAAGGAAGAGAAAGAGGGAGGATGATTCCGGGATGACAGGACGGTCCGGGGATGGACCGCCCCGGTGTCTTCAAACCTTGTAAGGGTTTATCGTAAGGACGGGACAGTCCGCAGCTTTGACCACACCCTCGGCGACCGAGCCGAACATGACCTTTTCCAGCCCCTTTCTACCGTGGGTGCCCATGATGATAAGTTGGACCCCCGCCCCTTTTGCATAGTTGAGGATCTCTCCCACTATGTCTCCCATGAGGACCTTGGTGATGACCGAATGCCCCGGCAATGCCTCCTCGACGAAGCGATCCATGGCCTTTTGTGCCCCATCTATTAGTTCCTTTTCGTAGGTGGACCACCAGGCCGCTCCCATCTCGAAGCCCGAGAATTCTTCAGGTCCGCGAACGACGTGGACAATGTGGATTTCCGCTCCGAATTTCTGGGCGAAATGTAGGAGATGGGGTATGATTTTTCGGGAACTATCGGTAAAATCGACCGGGAACAGGATCTTCTTGATTTCAGCCATATGACCCTCCTACATAGGATATTTGACATCTAACTATCACTTTCTTTCGAACGCTGTCAAGGAGCCTCGCTCAGATTCCCTGCCTGGTCTTTTCGACAGGGAAAGAATGTGCCTATGATCGGATGATATTTTATGGTATTTTCAAATCGGATTGTCCATCAGTTCAACCCTTCGTTTTCATGCCTATTGGATAATCCGGATCCCAATCCCTGTGGAGGACTTTTTCATGTTGACGATTACCCCTGTTGCACTAAAGAATCTTCAGGACTATTTCGCGCAGAACCGGATAGATTCCCCTGTCCGGGTTGTCGCCCACAACGGTTGTTCCGGTCCATCCCTCGCCCTCGCCCTTGATGAGCATCGTGAAGGAGACATGTCCTTTTCCGAGGGAGGCATGACCTTTCTCGTGGATAAGGATCTGCTCGATGAATGCGGTGAGATTACAGTAGATTTCGTCACCGCGTGTTCTTCTGGCGGTGGATGCTCCGGATGCGGCGGAGGCGGGGGATTCAGCGTCACCTCCTCCAGGCCCCTTAAGGCCGCAGGGGGATGTGGTTGTTCCTGCTCCTCGGGCGGATGCCACTGAGTCATTCCCAAGCAGCGGCTGCGCGGTGTTTTACATACCGTTCAGCCGCTTTTTGTGAACAAGTTCCAAGGCCTTTGATCCGGGATTGCCGCATCGAAAACGACCTTTTCCCTTCGAACCGGATGGAGAAATTCCACCCTCAGGGCATGGAGGGCGATTATTCCGTCTGGAAGGGCTGCTTTCGAACCGTATTTGACATCCCCAAGGATGGGGCACCCGATGAATGCCAGATGTGCCCTGATCTGATGTGGGCGTCCGGTTTCCGGAAAGATCCTCACAAGATGGTATGTTCCGACAGTTTGGGCGAGTTTCCACCGGGTTCGTGCCCGCAGACACGGGCGATCTGTCCTGGAGACGTCCATGACACGGACGAGGTTGCGCAACGCATCCTTTTCGAGACAGGTGTCGATGACACCTGCCCGGCCAGGGGGTGGGCGATCCGTCACAGCGAGATAGGTTTTTCTAAAGGCGCGGGTGCGGATCTGTTCCGAAATACGTGCCGCGGCCTTTGATGTGACAGCGAAACAGACGATGCCGGAAACGGGCCTGTCCAGCCGGTGGACCACACCGAGAAAGACGTTTCCTGCTTTTCCACGTGTTTTTTTGAGATATTCCTTTCCCAAATCGAGGAGTGAAGGGGCGCTGGAGGAGTCGGGAACCGTGAGAAGCCCTGCGGGTTTATCAAGGATGAGCAGATGGTTGTCCTCGTAAATGACCTTCAGGTCCCTGACCGTCGGTTGGGTCCTGGTATGGGGTTCGTGCATTTGCGATTTTATCGGCGGCATGGAAAATTATAACCCCATTGTGTGAGGCAGGCCCGTATGACCACCACCGGCCTTGAGGCCCTTATGCGTGATCCACCCACCTGGATCCAGGGGAGGAGATTTGGGCTCCTGTGCAATC containing:
- a CDS encoding IscA/HesB family protein, with product MLTITPVALKNLQDYFAQNRIDSPVRVVAHNGCSGPSLALALDEHREGDMSFSEGGMTFLVDKDLLDECGEITVDFVTACSSGGGCSGCGGGGGFSVTSSRPLKAAGGCGCSCSSGGCH
- a CDS encoding RNA pseudouridine synthase is translated as MHEPHTRTQPTVRDLKVIYEDNHLLILDKPAGLLTVPDSSSAPSLLDLGKEYLKKTRGKAGNVFLGVVHRLDRPVSGIVCFAVTSKAAARISEQIRTRAFRKTYLAVTDRPPPGRAGVIDTCLEKDALRNLVRVMDVSRTDRPCLRARTRWKLAQTVGTYHLVRIFPETGRPHQIRAHLAFIGCPILGDVKYGSKAALPDGIIALHALRVEFLHPVRREKVVFDAAIPDQRPWNLFTKSG
- a CDS encoding universal stress protein; its protein translation is MAEIKKILFPVDFTDSSRKIIPHLLHFAQKFGAEIHIVHVVRGPEEFSGFEMGAAWWSTYEKELIDGAQKAMDRFVEEALPGHSVITKVLMGDIVGEILNYAKGAGVQLIIMGTHGRKGLEKVMFGSVAEGVVKAADCPVLTINPYKV